In one window of Fibrobacter sp. DNA:
- a CDS encoding serine--tRNA ligase: MLDIQRIRDNADQVRQVVLNKKSPVDIDAVLSFDNKRRDTIQEVERLKNLRNTRSIEIAALKKEKKDASALIDEMKSVSERIKALDTELGSIESEIQEYLIRIPN, translated from the coding sequence ATGTTGGATATTCAGAGAATCCGTGATAATGCGGATCAGGTAAGGCAGGTAGTACTCAATAAAAAATCTCCCGTTGATATCGATGCGGTTTTAAGCTTTGACAATAAACGCCGGGATACGATTCAGGAAGTGGAGCGTTTAAAGAATCTCCGCAATACCCGCTCTATAGAGATTGCCGCTCTTAAGAAGGAAAAAAAGGATGCATCGGCTCTGATCGATGAGATGAAGTCGGTTTCTGAACGCATAAAGGCTCTGGACACAGAACTTGGCAGCATTGAGTCAGAGATACAGGAATATCTGATCAGGATACCCAATAT
- a CDS encoding methyltransferase domain-containing protein produces the protein MPVFPGLFEKISLMRNDEPGFLLDMAGTQGFRALCTAHKLGIFECLDPHPQTVKEVASRLNLDPRGTGLLLEALEALGYLELNGDRYCNSKIAKKWLLKGSPSSFSAALPLYSSLLFEFSELLEYTIREGKPHFTLHEWLSRKDDEVCVSEKLFLSPTQIPVEEILDKISLQTSSGNLLEISSSRGFYSRELCRRYPELRAVVLESPLSGLENEIVTDEFSDRISIYHGNCLNSLPEQAFDVVLIFNVLHRNSDSTNESLVDNVKNALNPGGNLIILDQLGDQSTGPAAKAFTRLQALNLFNASGGQIYTFSEISFWLEKAGFVDISRKKLSAAPLLGLIFALKPGVDE, from the coding sequence ATGCCCGTATTTCCCGGTCTATTCGAAAAAATCAGCCTTATGAGAAATGATGAACCAGGTTTCCTTCTTGACATGGCAGGGACTCAGGGTTTCCGGGCTTTATGCACAGCTCACAAACTCGGCATATTCGAGTGCCTCGATCCTCACCCGCAGACCGTAAAAGAGGTCGCATCCAGGCTCAACCTCGACCCCAGAGGCACCGGACTCCTCCTTGAGGCACTTGAGGCACTGGGCTATCTGGAACTTAATGGTGATAGATACTGCAATAGCAAAATCGCAAAAAAGTGGCTTCTCAAAGGGAGTCCCTCTAGCTTTTCCGCTGCATTGCCGCTCTACTCCTCTCTTTTATTCGAGTTTTCTGAACTTCTGGAGTACACAATCAGAGAGGGGAAACCTCACTTTACACTGCATGAGTGGCTCAGCAGAAAAGATGATGAAGTGTGTGTTTCAGAGAAACTGTTCCTGTCCCCGACTCAGATCCCGGTAGAGGAAATACTGGATAAAATCTCTTTACAGACCAGTTCTGGAAATCTGCTTGAGATCAGCAGCAGCAGAGGATTTTACAGCCGGGAACTGTGCCGAAGATATCCTGAACTAAGAGCAGTTGTACTTGAAAGCCCGCTCTCTGGCCTTGAGAATGAAATTGTTACTGATGAATTCAGTGATCGTATCAGCATTTATCACGGAAATTGTCTAAACTCACTTCCAGAGCAGGCTTTTGATGTAGTTCTTATCTTCAATGTTTTGCATCGAAACAGCGACTCCACTAATGAATCACTCGTTGACAATGTAAAAAACGCACTTAATCCCGGAGGCAATCTTATAATTCTGGATCAACTTGGTGACCAGTCAACCGGTCCCGCAGCAAAAGCCTTTACCCGTCTCCAGGCACTCAATCTTTTTAATGCGTCAGGTGGACAGATCTACACTTTCTCTGAGATCTCTTTCTGGTTGGAGAAGGCAGGTTTTGTGGACATAAGCAGAAAAAAACTCTCCGCAGCTCCCCTCCTGGGTTTGATCTTCGCCCTGAAACCAGGAGTTGATGAATGA
- the thiE gene encoding thiamine phosphate synthase, with the protein MNIPSRFGFYAILTDPLRGYEYLTSLLVDHGVSFVQLRMKEKGRDEILSTANLMRKLTLGSDTRLIINDHPDIARDCGADGVHIGQDDIPCSEARRILGKDAIIGISTHSPSQTLAACDLKPDYIGVGPVFPTPTKKNPDPVIGIDGMKRMLSVSDVPAVAIGGIDLGNLSVILEAGAENFCMVRQLTKSKDPEKVLKETLRIYREYYPGI; encoded by the coding sequence ATGAATATCCCATCCAGGTTTGGATTCTATGCAATCTTAACCGATCCCCTGAGAGGATACGAATACCTTACAAGTCTGCTTGTTGACCACGGCGTCAGCTTTGTTCAACTCCGTATGAAAGAGAAGGGCCGGGATGAAATTTTGAGTACCGCCAATCTCATGCGCAAATTGACACTTGGCAGCGACACGCGACTTATAATTAATGACCACCCGGATATAGCCAGGGATTGCGGAGCTGATGGAGTGCATATTGGCCAGGATGACATCCCATGTTCTGAAGCCAGAAGAATTCTGGGCAAAGATGCGATAATAGGGATCTCCACACATTCCCCCTCCCAGACTCTTGCCGCCTGTGATTTGAAGCCGGATTATATAGGTGTGGGACCTGTTTTTCCTACTCCCACCAAGAAAAATCCTGACCCGGTAATTGGAATTGACGGGATGAAAAGGATGCTTTCGGTATCGGATGTACCCGCGGTTGCAATCGGTGGAATAGACCTGGGAAATTTATCTGTCATACTGGAAGCGGGTGCAGAAAATTTCTGCATGGTTCGCCAGTTGACAAAATCAAAAGACCCGGAAAAAGTGTTGAAGGAAACGCTTAGAATATACAGGGAATACTATCCAGGTATATGA
- a CDS encoding CCA tRNA nucleotidyltransferase — protein sequence MNSTSGQKNHAALRVLKKLVDNGFQALYAGGYVRDKVLGLPDSGDIDIATNARPETVSRLFGQTISVGEQFGVIIVVMEGIPFEVATFRSDIGISDGRHPAEIVFTDARSDALRRDFTINGIFYDPISDKIIDYVSGLEDIKAGVIRAIGDPFHRFSEDYLRMLRAIRFAARFNFSVEKNTWEALKENAEKIVSISAERIFAELDKMLLQDRPEIAIELLDQSNLLKYVLPEISALKGVPQPPDFHPEGDVFIHTLKALKLMHKNPSSVTAWSVLLHDCGKPATFSLSDRIRFNNHDRVGAAISREVLKRLKASNHLVENVNACIENHMNFMNVTRMRLSTLKKLLSRPTIEDELELHRVDCLASHGNLDNYYFVKSRLESFEKEQIKPAPLISGRDLIGMGFKPGPVFGKILSEVYDLQLEEKITTREQALSHVKQSWNSDQSK from the coding sequence ATGAATTCCACTTCCGGACAAAAAAATCATGCGGCTCTTCGCGTCTTGAAAAAACTGGTCGATAACGGCTTCCAGGCTCTTTATGCCGGTGGTTACGTGCGGGACAAGGTTCTGGGTTTGCCCGATAGTGGCGATATAGACATTGCCACCAATGCCAGACCAGAAACAGTCTCCAGACTCTTTGGGCAGACCATCAGTGTCGGAGAGCAGTTCGGAGTCATAATCGTGGTGATGGAAGGTATTCCATTTGAAGTGGCCACTTTCAGATCTGATATCGGCATCTCTGATGGAAGACATCCGGCAGAAATAGTTTTCACAGATGCCAGAAGTGATGCTCTCAGGAGAGATTTCACAATCAACGGCATATTTTATGATCCCATCTCCGACAAGATTATTGATTATGTTTCGGGTCTCGAAGATATAAAAGCCGGGGTTATAAGAGCCATTGGCGATCCATTTCATAGATTCAGTGAGGATTACCTCCGGATGCTGAGGGCAATAAGATTTGCTGCCAGGTTTAACTTTTCCGTAGAAAAAAACACCTGGGAAGCTCTAAAGGAAAATGCGGAGAAAATAGTCTCCATCTCTGCAGAGCGGATTTTCGCTGAACTCGATAAAATGCTTTTACAAGACAGGCCTGAGATCGCTATTGAGCTTCTGGATCAATCCAACCTGCTTAAATATGTGCTTCCCGAAATTTCAGCCTTGAAAGGAGTTCCCCAACCTCCAGACTTCCATCCAGAGGGAGATGTTTTCATCCATACACTTAAAGCGCTGAAACTTATGCACAAGAACCCTTCATCAGTAACCGCCTGGAGCGTTTTACTGCATGATTGCGGCAAACCGGCCACATTTTCTCTTTCAGACAGGATTCGCTTCAACAACCATGACCGGGTAGGCGCTGCCATCTCCAGAGAAGTTCTTAAAAGGCTCAAAGCCTCAAATCATCTGGTGGAAAATGTGAATGCATGTATAGAGAATCACATGAATTTCATGAATGTTACCAGAATGCGTCTTTCGACTCTCAAGAAGCTGCTCTCCAGGCCCACAATCGAGGATGAACTGGAACTGCACAGGGTAGATTGTCTGGCAAGCCACGGCAATCTGGACAACTACTATTTTGTCAAAAGCAGACTTGAATCGTTTGAGAAAGAGCAGATCAAACCTGCCCCGCTTATAAGCGGCAGGGACCTTATAGGGATGGGCTTTAAACCCGGACCGGTTTTCGGAAAAATTCTCTCCGAAGTTTACGATCTGCAGCTTGAAGAGAAGATCACTACCAGAGAACAGGCTCTAAGCCATGTAAAGCAATCTTGGAATTCTGATCAGAGCAAATAA
- a CDS encoding ribosome maturation factor RimP, with the protein MSSVEKIRPVIESKLKDLGFELFDFRFFHAGSRSILRVTVDSENGVTISDCENISNELSVLLDVENFSAGRPYNLEVSSPGIDRQLRTEKDFRRTIGRDVVLHLTEGIEGKKTIRGRVVKCEGNKLTIMIEHNTVEIPLSDIYSGKEEIRFK; encoded by the coding sequence ATGTCTTCTGTTGAAAAGATCAGGCCGGTGATTGAATCAAAGCTCAAGGATCTTGGTTTTGAGTTGTTTGATTTTCGTTTTTTCCATGCCGGATCACGCTCTATTCTGCGGGTGACAGTTGATTCTGAAAACGGGGTAACAATAAGTGACTGTGAAAACATCAGCAATGAATTGTCGGTACTCCTAGATGTGGAGAATTTCTCAGCCGGGCGTCCTTACAATCTCGAGGTTTCTTCTCCCGGCATAGATCGTCAATTAAGAACTGAGAAGGATTTCCGCAGGACTATTGGTCGTGATGTTGTGCTGCACCTCACTGAGGGTATCGAGGGGAAGAAAACGATCAGGGGCAGGGTTGTCAAATGCGAGGGCAACAAACTCACGATCATGATCGAACACAATACTGTGGAAATACCTCTTTCAGATATTTACAGTGGAAAAGAAGAAATCCGGTTCAAG